The genomic segment CCAGGATCAAACTCTCCATTAATTCTTCAAGTCCGTCCATGCTCCTTCGGAATTACTGCTCGCCTTTCCTGCAAGGTTCAGGCCGCTTCCGCACCTCTTAAAGGCGCTTCCGCCATACCTTCCCCTTTCCTTCTTCCTCCCTGTTTAGTTTTCAAGGACCACTACCCGCGCTCAACGCGCAAGTGTAATTGTATCATAGCTTTTTTAGTTAAGTCAACAGGTAATTTTTATTTTTTTTATGGTCCTGCCGGTTACCCTTTTATAGGGCAACCCGGCGGACCCTATTTAGCGAGTGCAGGTTTAAATATACCACAGGGCCAAATGGCTGTCAACAATCAAATTAAGTTTTCGTTAAAAATATATTAAGTTATTCTTCGACGCTCACCAGGGCCGCGGCCACCAGTTTATCCCCCGGCGCTAAACGCATGAGCATTACGCCCTGGGTGGCCCGCCCCATGGTGGAAATGTCGCTGGCCTTGAGCCGGATAATAATCCCCTCGGCGCTGATCACCATGATTTCCTCGTCCGGTTTGACCACCTGCATGGCCACCACCGGGCCGTTGCGCTCGGTCACCCGGGCGCTGATGATCCCCTTGCCCCCCCGGGACTGGAGGCGGTAATCGGATACGGGGGTGCGTTTGCCGTAACCGTTGGCCGTGACTACCAGCACGTCCCCGTCCGGGCGAACGATGTCCATGGCCACCACCGTATCCCCCGGTTCCAGGGTAATACCCTTTACACCCCGGGCGTTGCGCCCGTGGGGATGCACTTCCTCCTCAGGGAAGCGAATAGCCAGCCCCTGGCGCGTGCCCAGGATAATTTCTTCCCGGCCGCTGGTAAGCTTTACCTCCACCAGTTCGTCCTGATCGTCAAGCTTGATGGCGATAATGCCGTCCCGGCGGGAAGTGTCGAACTGCTCCAGCTCCGTTTTCTTCACCACGCCAAAGCGGGTGGCCATGAAAAGATACAGCCCATTGCTGAATTCCCGAACCGGGATAACTGCGGTGATCCGCTCCTGCTGGCCGATATAGATCAGGTTGACCAGGGCCGTTCCCTTGGCCTGGCGCCCGGCTTCGGGAATTTCGTGCACCTTCAGGCGGTATACCTTCCCTCGGTTGGAAAAGAATAGGAAGTAGTGGTGCGTGCTGGTGATAAACAAATGGCGCACAAAGTCCTCTTCCTTGGTGCCCATGGCGGTGATGCCCCGGCCGCCGCGCTTCTGGCTCCGGTAGGTGTCCAGGGGCATGCGCTTGATGTAACCCTGGTTGGTAATGGTGATTACCACTTCTTCTTCCGGAATCAAATCCTCAGCTTCCAGGGTGGTGTCCTCGTCACTGATCACCGTGCGGCGGGGATCGGCAAATTTCTGCCGCATTTCGGTGAGCTCGTCTTTAATAATCTGCAAGACCTTCCGTTCATCGGCCAGCACACCCCGCAGGTAGGCAATCCTGTCCAAAAGCTCTTTGTATTCCTCTTCCAGCTTATCCCGCTCCAGGCCGGTCAGGCGCTGCAGGCGCATGTCCAGAATGGCCTGGGCCTGTTTTTCGGAAAGGCCGAATTTTTCCATAAGGGCATTTTTCGCTATTTCCACCGTCCGGGAGGCCCGGATGGTGTTGATGACCTCGTCAATGTGATCCAGGGCAATGCGCAGCCCTTCCACAATGTGCGCCCGGGCCTCGGCCTTTTCCAGATCAAAGCGGGTGCGCCGGACGACCACTTCCTTCTGGTGCTCCAGGTAATGGCCCAGCATCTGCCGCAGGTTCAATACCTGGGGCTGGCCGTCCACCAGGGCCAGCATGATTACCCCGAAGGTTTCCTGCATCTGGGTATGCTTATAGAGCTGGTTGAGGATCACCCGGGGCTTGGCATCCCGCCGCAGCTCAATGACAATGCGCATTCCTCGCCGGTCCGATTCGTCCCGCAGGTCGGTAATGCCGTCGATTTTCTTTTCCCGGACCAGCTCGGCAATTTTTTCAATCAACCGGGCCTTGTTTACCATAAAGGGCAGTTCGTGAACGATAATGGCGTTCCTGCCCCCGCCAATTTTTTCCATCGTGGCCTGGGCGCGCACCTTAATGGCCCCCCGGCCTGTCTGGTAGGCCTCCCGGATGCCCTGGCGGCCCATAATCTTCCCGCCGGTGGGGAAATCGGGTCCCTTGATTACCTGCATCAACTCCGGGATGGTGATGTCCGGGTTGTCGATCAGCTTGATCACGCCGTCGATTACTTCCCCCAGGTTGTGTGGCGGGATATTGGTAGCCATGCCCACGGCAATGCCCGAGGAGCCGTTCACGAGCAAGTTGGGTACGCGGGCGGGCAATACCGTAGGTTCCTCGGTACTGCCGTCGTAATTGGGGATGAAGTCGACCGTATTTTTTTCAATATCCGCCAGCATGGCCATGGTGATACGGGCCATGCGGGCCTCGGTATAGCGCATGGCCGCCGGAGCGTCGCCATCAACGGAGCCAAAGTTGCCGTGGCCGTCCACCAGGGGATAGCGGCTGGCAAAGTCCTGGGCCATGCGCACCAGGGCATCGTAAATGGCCATATCCCCATGGGGGTGGAACTTGGACATTACTTCACCCACAATGTGGGCGCTCTTGCGGTGGGGACGGTCGGGGGTAAGCCCCAGTTGGTGCATGGCGTAAAGAATGCGCCGGTGCACGGGTTTTAGACCGTCCCGCACATCGGGCAGGGCCCGACCCACGATTACGCTCATGGCGTAATCCAGGTAGGAATGCTTCATTTCCTCGTTGATGTCGATGGGAATTACCTTGCCGATGTTAACGGACAACAATGGTCACCTCAAAAAGTTATTTTTGCTTAGACATCCAGATTGCGCACGGCCCGGGCGTTCTGCTGGATGAACTCCCGGCGGGGCTCAACCCGGTCCCCCATGAGCATGGAAAAGATGGCGTCCGCTTCTATGGCGTCCTCTATGCTCACCTTTAAAAGGGTTCGCTTTTCCGGGTTCATGGTCGTTTCCCAGAGCTGCTGCGGGTTCATTTCACCAAGACCCTTGTAGCGCTGAATGGAAACCCCGTCGCGCCCGATTTCCTTGAGGATTTCCTCCAGCTCGGCATCGCTGTAGGCATACCGGTCAACCTTGCCCTTGCGAATGCGGTACAGGGGAGGCTGGGCAATATAAACGTAACCAGCCTCCAATAGAGGGCGCATGTAGCGATAAAAGAAGGTTAAAAGCAGGGTGCGGATATGGGCCCCGTCCACGTCCGCATCGCTCATGAGCAAGATACGGTGGTACCTGGCCTTGCTCAAGTCGAAGTCTTCCCCAATTCCCGTGCCCAGGGCCGTGATCAGGGCCCGGATCTCCTCGTTGGCCAGGATCTTGTCCATGCGCGCCTTTTCCACGTTCAAGATTTTTCCCCGCAGGGGCAGGATGGCCTGGAACCGCCGGTCCCGCCCTTGTTTGGCCGAACCGCCGGCCGAGTCCCCCTCCACCAGGTACAATTCAGTCCTGCTGGGGTCCCGGTCGGAGCAGTCGGCCAGCTTCCCGGGCAAAGAAGCGCTTTCCAGGGCGCTCTTGCGCCTGGTCAACTCCCGGGCCTTGCGGGCGGCTTCCCGGGCCCGGGCGGCGGTAATGGCTTTGTCCAGTATCCTGCGGGCAATGCTCGGGTTTTCCTCCAGGAAGGTGGCCAGCCCGTCGGCCACCACCGTATCCACAATCCCCCGCACTTCGCTGTTCCCCAGCTTGGTCTTGGTCTGGCCTTCAAACTGGGGCTCCGGTACCTTGACGCTGATCACCGCCGTGAGCCCTTCCCGGATATCCTCCCCTGTGAGGGCCGGGGTGCCGTTTTTTAAGAGGTTGTATTTTCTACCGTAGTCATTGACCACCCGGGTGAGGGCGCTTTTAAAACCGGCCTCATGGGTGCCCCCGTCCACGGTATGAATGTTGTTGACGTAGGAAAACAGGCTTTCCACGTAGCCCTCAGTGTATTGCAGGGCCACCTCCACCTGGACGTTTTCCCGTTCGCCAAAAACATAGATGGGCCGGTTGTGCAGGACTTCTTTATTTTTATTCAGGTAGCGCACGAAATCCCTGATGCCGCCGTCGTGCTGGTAGACGACCTCCTGGTCCGTCCGTTCATCCCGGAAGATAATTTTAATGCCCCGGTTTAAAAAGGACAATTCCCGGAGGCGCTGGCTTAAGGTTTCGTGGTTGAACACCAGCTCTTCAAAGATTTCTGCATCCGGCTTAAAAGAAACCTTGGTGCCCGTGGTCTTAGCCGTGCCAATGGTTTTCAACGAGGTAACCGCTTTCCCCCGTTCGTAACGCTGGTGATAAACGTGCCCGTCCCGGCAAATCTCTACTTCCAGCCACTCGGAAAGGGCGTTTACCACCGACACCCCTACCCCGTGCAGCCCCCCGGAAACTTTATATACGGTGCCGCCAAACTTTCCCCCGGCGTGCAGCATGGTGAGGACCGTTTCCACCGCCGGCAGGCCGGTTTTGGGGTGAATGTCCACGGGAATGCCGCGGCCGTTGTCAATAACGGTCACGCTGTTGTCCTTGTGGACAACCACTTCTATCCGGTCGCAGAAACCGGCCATGGCTTCGTCTATGCTGTTGTCCACCACCTCGTAAACCAGGTGGTGTAGACCCCGGGGACCGGTGCTCCCGATGTACATCCCTGGGCGGCGGCGGACAGCTTCCAATCCTTCAAGAACCTGGATTTCTTCCGCGCCGTAGCGATTGTTCATCTCCTGTTCCAGCAAGGCCGGGACCTCCATTTCTCAAAAACGAGTCTCTTTCCAACGCCTGTCACTAAAATTATAACCTTATTCTGGCATCTTCAGCTAATCTACAGTAAAAATTATCGCTTCCGCCCTTTTCTTTAAGGTGGAACAGGAAATAGGGGATACATATATTTGCTCACGGGTGAGTACATAGGATTTTTCCTTACCCTTTTCCGCGATTATCTGGATCGTCTTTTCGCCCCTGGCAATTTCCAGAAACTCCTGGGTGATGGGTGAGTGCTGTGCGCGCACATTTAATATGGCAATCACATCTTTTTTAGGAATGATCACATCGCCGCCGAGATGTACAAACAAAAATCTAACCCCCTTCATGAAGTACGTGCTCCCGGACGGTTATTAGCCGTCCGGAAAGGCCAGCAATATCCCAACCGGCGGATTGGCTGGTCGTCACGAAAACTTGCGTTTTCTTGCGGATGTGCTCGACCAACTGTTGCCTCCGGTATTGATCCAGTTCGGAAAAAACGTCATCCAGGAGGATGACGGGGTAATCCCCCGCAAAACGCCTTCCCAGTTCCAGCTGGGCCAGCTTCAGGGCTAACACCATGGTGCGCTGCTGCCCCTGGGAGCCAAAGCGACGGACGTCCTGGCCGTTGATGGTGGTGCCCAGGTCGTCCCGGTGGGGTCCAATTAGAGTTTGCCCCCGGGTTACTTCCTCGTCATACCGCCTGGATAATTCCCCCATAAAGCGCTCGCAGATTTCCGTTTCTCCCATTGGCCGTTCCAGGGGGAGGGATGAAAGGTAGGAAAGACCCGCCTTCTCGTCCCTTCCTCCTATTTGGCCGTAAATCTCCCGCACTATGGGTGAAAGCTCCGCCAGCAGGCGGCAGCGCCAGGCAATAATTTTGGCGCCAAAAGCCACCAGTTGCTGGTTCCACGGCTCCAGTTCCTGCCTGGTGCGTTGCTTTACCCTGATCCTCTGCAATAAATTGTTCCGCTGGGCAAGTACCTGCTGGTAGCGGCGAAAACAGGCCAAATAGCCCGCTTGCAGGGGCCCGAGTTCCTGATCCAGCCAGCGGCGCCGCACGGCAGGACTTCCCTTGATCATCAGCAGGTGATCGGGGGTAAACACCACGGGCAGCAGGACCGGGTCCGTAACCCGACCCGTGTTTGTGTTCAGGGGCTTCCTCTGTTTTTTTCCTTCGGCGGTCAGAAAAATAACCGTAGAGTTTTCCTGTTGCCCGGACCGGAAATTTATTTCCACCCGGCAAAAGGAACTGCCCCAGCGGATCATTTCCCTGTCCCGGCTGGTCCGGAAGGAGTGCCCGGTGAAACCAAAAAAAATAGCCTCCAGGAGGTTGGTTTTACCCTGGGCATTACCTCCCGTGATGACATTTATCAAGGGGTCAGGTTGCCAGTGTAACAGGGCATAGCCACGGAAATTTTCCAGACTGATGCGATCTATATGCACCTGATTCCTCCCGGGCTTCTGGCGCCCGCTACTCTTTAGGCGGTTTTGCCGGCAGCAGCAGGGACAGGTAATTCTCCTCCCCTGCCGGCCTTAGTACGGCCGCACTTAAGGAGCCGGTCAATTCCAGGCTCAATTCCTCGCTGCCCATGGCTCGCAGGCTTTCGACCATGTACCGGGCGTTAAACCAGATTTCCAGGGGTTTTCCTTCCACTATCCCGCTTACTTCTTCCCGGATCCAGCCGGCCTGGGTCTGCACGGAAACCACGCAGCCGTTCTCCTGTAGTGAGAATTGTACCACCGGAGTTCCTTCGCGCACAAGCAAGGAGGCCCTTTCCGTCGCCTCCAGTATTTCCCTGGTCGCCAGACGCGTGCGTGTGATGAACTCCCGGGGAATGACCTGTTCGTAAGGAGGATACTGGCCGGCAATTAACCGGGAGGCTATTTGAAGTGTTCCGGTGAGGAAGAAAATATGATTTTCCCCGCAGGCGATGGTTATTTCTTCCTCATCGCCGCCGATTAACCTGGCCACCTCGTTTAAAGTTTTCCCGGGAATGACGACGTTGATTTGTTGTTCCGGTTTCCGTTCCAGCTGAAAGCGGCGCACGGCCAGGCGGTAGGTGTCGGTGGCCACCAGCCGCAGCTGGTCTTCCTCTATCTGCATTAAAACGCCGGTGAAGATGGGACGCGTTTCGTCGCTGGAAACGGCAAAAAGCACCTGCCGTAACATCTCTTTAAGTATATCCTGGGCCAGGGAGAAATTGACTCCTTTTTCCACCGCCGGCAGACGCGGATATTGCTCGGGCTCGAACCCGTGAATGTTTACCTGGGAGGCACCGTAGATAATGGTAGTACTGGTGCTTTCCGGCAGGTTGTTGAACTGGATGGGCACGTCCGGCAGGTAGCGGACCAGATCCGCAATGTACTTGATGGGTAGGACTATCGATCCTTCTCTTTCCGTTTCCACGTTTACCGTGCACTGGATGGTTAGTTCCGTGTCCGACCCGGTGACAGTTAGCTGGTCGCCATGCACTTCAAAAAGGACGCCTGAAAGGATTGGCAGCGGCGAGCGTGGGGATACTGCCTTTTGCACCGTTCCTATGGCATGGGTGAGCGTCGATTTGTTGGTGGTAAATTTCACGGGTTTTCCCTCGCAATCATGATCGAGATCATCTTAATTTCTTTTACAGTAGTACAATATAGTTATGGCTGTGCACT from the Desulfofundulus luciae genome contains:
- the recF gene encoding DNA replication/repair protein RecF (All proteins in this family for which functions are known are DNA-binding proteins that assist the filamentation of RecA onto DNA for the initiation of recombination or recombinational repair.), which translates into the protein MHIDRISLENFRGYALLHWQPDPLINVITGGNAQGKTNLLEAIFFGFTGHSFRTSRDREMIRWGSSFCRVEINFRSGQQENSTVIFLTAEGKKQRKPLNTNTGRVTDPVLLPVVFTPDHLLMIKGSPAVRRRWLDQELGPLQAGYLACFRRYQQVLAQRNNLLQRIRVKQRTRQELEPWNQQLVAFGAKIIAWRCRLLAELSPIVREIYGQIGGRDEKAGLSYLSSLPLERPMGETEICERFMGELSRRYDEEVTRGQTLIGPHRDDLGTTINGQDVRRFGSQGQQRTMVLALKLAQLELGRRFAGDYPVILLDDVFSELDQYRRQQLVEHIRKKTQVFVTTSQSAGWDIAGLSGRLITVREHVLHEGG
- the gyrB gene encoding DNA topoisomerase (ATP-hydrolyzing) subunit B — its product is MNNRYGAEEIQVLEGLEAVRRRPGMYIGSTGPRGLHHLVYEVVDNSIDEAMAGFCDRIEVVVHKDNSVTVIDNGRGIPVDIHPKTGLPAVETVLTMLHAGGKFGGTVYKVSGGLHGVGVSVVNALSEWLEVEICRDGHVYHQRYERGKAVTSLKTIGTAKTTGTKVSFKPDAEIFEELVFNHETLSQRLRELSFLNRGIKIIFRDERTDQEVVYQHDGGIRDFVRYLNKNKEVLHNRPIYVFGERENVQVEVALQYTEGYVESLFSYVNNIHTVDGGTHEAGFKSALTRVVNDYGRKYNLLKNGTPALTGEDIREGLTAVISVKVPEPQFEGQTKTKLGNSEVRGIVDTVVADGLATFLEENPSIARRILDKAITAARAREAARKARELTRRKSALESASLPGKLADCSDRDPSRTELYLVEGDSAGGSAKQGRDRRFQAILPLRGKILNVEKARMDKILANEEIRALITALGTGIGEDFDLSKARYHRILLMSDADVDGAHIRTLLLTFFYRYMRPLLEAGYVYIAQPPLYRIRKGKVDRYAYSDAELEEILKEIGRDGVSIQRYKGLGEMNPQQLWETTMNPEKRTLLKVSIEDAIEADAIFSMLMGDRVEPRREFIQQNARAVRNLDV
- the dnaN gene encoding DNA polymerase III subunit beta, producing MKFTTNKSTLTHAIGTVQKAVSPRSPLPILSGVLFEVHGDQLTVTGSDTELTIQCTVNVETEREGSIVLPIKYIADLVRYLPDVPIQFNNLPESTSTTIIYGASQVNIHGFEPEQYPRLPAVEKGVNFSLAQDILKEMLRQVLFAVSSDETRPIFTGVLMQIEEDQLRLVATDTYRLAVRRFQLERKPEQQINVVIPGKTLNEVARLIGGDEEEITIACGENHIFFLTGTLQIASRLIAGQYPPYEQVIPREFITRTRLATREILEATERASLLVREGTPVVQFSLQENGCVVSVQTQAGWIREEVSGIVEGKPLEIWFNARYMVESLRAMGSEELSLELTGSLSAAVLRPAGEENYLSLLLPAKPPKE
- the remB gene encoding extracellular matrix regulator RemB, which encodes MFVHLGGDVIIPKKDVIAILNVRAQHSPITQEFLEIARGEKTIQIIAEKGKEKSYVLTREQIYVSPISCSTLKKRAEAIIFTVD
- the gyrA gene encoding DNA gyrase subunit A, which translates into the protein MSVNIGKVIPIDINEEMKHSYLDYAMSVIVGRALPDVRDGLKPVHRRILYAMHQLGLTPDRPHRKSAHIVGEVMSKFHPHGDMAIYDALVRMAQDFASRYPLVDGHGNFGSVDGDAPAAMRYTEARMARITMAMLADIEKNTVDFIPNYDGSTEEPTVLPARVPNLLVNGSSGIAVGMATNIPPHNLGEVIDGVIKLIDNPDITIPELMQVIKGPDFPTGGKIMGRQGIREAYQTGRGAIKVRAQATMEKIGGGRNAIIVHELPFMVNKARLIEKIAELVREKKIDGITDLRDESDRRGMRIVIELRRDAKPRVILNQLYKHTQMQETFGVIMLALVDGQPQVLNLRQMLGHYLEHQKEVVVRRTRFDLEKAEARAHIVEGLRIALDHIDEVINTIRASRTVEIAKNALMEKFGLSEKQAQAILDMRLQRLTGLERDKLEEEYKELLDRIAYLRGVLADERKVLQIIKDELTEMRQKFADPRRTVISDEDTTLEAEDLIPEEEVVITITNQGYIKRMPLDTYRSQKRGGRGITAMGTKEEDFVRHLFITSTHHYFLFFSNRGKVYRLKVHEIPEAGRQAKGTALVNLIYIGQQERITAVIPVREFSNGLYLFMATRFGVVKKTELEQFDTSRRDGIIAIKLDDQDELVEVKLTSGREEIILGTRQGLAIRFPEEEVHPHGRNARGVKGITLEPGDTVVAMDIVRPDGDVLVVTANGYGKRTPVSDYRLQSRGGKGIISARVTERNGPVVAMQVVKPDEEIMVISAEGIIIRLKASDISTMGRATQGVMLMRLAPGDKLVAAALVSVEE